Proteins from one Juglans microcarpa x Juglans regia isolate MS1-56 chromosome 6S, Jm3101_v1.0, whole genome shotgun sequence genomic window:
- the LOC121237579 gene encoding maspardin-like isoform X1: protein MKTAFSAPGDYIYFKSQVPLHKIPIGTKQWRYYDFGPKVVPPLICLPGTAGTADVYYKQIMSLSMKGYRVISVDIPRVWNHHEWIQAFEKFLDAIDVHHIHLYGTSLGGFLAQLFAQHRPRRVRSLILSNSFLDTCSFSASMPWAPVVSWTPSFLLKRYVLTGIRDGPHEPFIADSVDFVVSQVETLSKDDLASRLTLTVDAASVGPLLLSDSFITIMDTNDYCAIPQQLKHDVRERYPEARRAFLKTGGDFPFLSRPDEVNLHLQLHMRRVGVEARADLVPGVSKGGSAGSPGEGNDGREDPDDPPRDDGEPSEGPSTDSQLHPNPESSESRSLGDQPLSNARVCHVFNEDIMVLFLPHLQDILFLHLFPLYLGSLCITLNNCWKVRRSIN from the exons ATGAAAACTGCTTTTTCGGCGCCCGGAGATTACATCTACTTCAAGTCCCAGGTTCCTCTCCATAAGATACCC ATTGGCACAAAGCAATGGcgatattatgattttggtcCTAAAGTGGTACCTCCTCTTATTTGTCTTCCTGGAACAGCAGGGACAGCGGATGTATACTACAAACAAATCATGTCATTGTCCATGAAG GGTTACCGAGTGATTTCTGTTGATATTCCCCGGGTATGGAATCATCACGAGTGGATTCAAGCGTTTGAAAAGTTCTTGGATGCTATTGATGTTCATCAT ATACATCTTTATGGTACATCCCTTGGGGGCTTCTTGGCACAACTTTTTGCTCAGCATCGTCCAAGACGGGTTCGGTCATTGATACTATCCAATTCTTTTCTGGATACATGCAGTTTCTCTGCTTCAATGCCATGGGCTCCTGT CGTCAGTTGGACCCCTTCATTTTTGCTGAAACGATACGTATTAACTGGAATTCGTGATGGCCCCCATGAACCATTCATTGCAGATTCAGTGGACTTTGTTGTTTCTCAG GTTGAAACACTCTCAAAGGATGACTTGGCCTCCAGGTTAACTTTGACAGTTGATGCTGCTTCAGTTGGTCCTTTGCTGCTTTCAGATTCGTTTATAACCATAATGGAT ACAAATGATTACTGTGCAATTCCGCAACAACTGAAACATGATGTGCGGGAGAGGTATCCTGAGGCGAGGAGAGCATTTTTGAAAACTGGGGGagattttccctttctttcacGTCCAGATGAAGTTAACTTACATCTTCAG CTGCACATGAGACGGGTTGGTGTAGAAGCTCGAGCGGACTTGGTCCCAGGCGTCTCAAAGGGAGGTAGTGCTGGAAGTCCTGGTGAAGGTAACGATGGAAGAGAAGATCCTGATGATCCACCGAGGGATGACGGGGAACCCTCTGAAGGCCCTTCCACAGATAGTCAGCTGCATCCAAATCCAGAAAGTTCAGAATCTCGCAGTTTAGGCGACCAGCCCCTCAGCAATGCGAGAGTCTGCCACGTGTTCAATGAAGATATAATGGTGCTTTTCTTACCTCATTTACAGGACATTTTATTTCTGCATTTGTTTCCTCTTTATTTGGGGTCATTGTGCATTACTTTGAACAATTGTTGGAAAGTCAGACGAAGTATAAATTGA
- the LOC121237579 gene encoding maspardin-like isoform X2 produces the protein MKTAFSAPGDYIYFKSQVPLHKIPIGTKQWRYYDFGPKVVPPLICLPGTAGTADVYYKQIMSLSMKIHLYGTSLGGFLAQLFAQHRPRRVRSLILSNSFLDTCSFSASMPWAPVVSWTPSFLLKRYVLTGIRDGPHEPFIADSVDFVVSQVETLSKDDLASRLTLTVDAASVGPLLLSDSFITIMDTNDYCAIPQQLKHDVRERYPEARRAFLKTGGDFPFLSRPDEVNLHLQLHMRRVGVEARADLVPGVSKGGSAGSPGEGNDGREDPDDPPRDDGEPSEGPSTDSQLHPNPESSESRSLGDQPLSNARVCHVFNEDIMVLFLPHLQDILFLHLFPLYLGSLCITLNNCWKVRRSIN, from the exons ATGAAAACTGCTTTTTCGGCGCCCGGAGATTACATCTACTTCAAGTCCCAGGTTCCTCTCCATAAGATACCC ATTGGCACAAAGCAATGGcgatattatgattttggtcCTAAAGTGGTACCTCCTCTTATTTGTCTTCCTGGAACAGCAGGGACAGCGGATGTATACTACAAACAAATCATGTCATTGTCCATGAAG ATACATCTTTATGGTACATCCCTTGGGGGCTTCTTGGCACAACTTTTTGCTCAGCATCGTCCAAGACGGGTTCGGTCATTGATACTATCCAATTCTTTTCTGGATACATGCAGTTTCTCTGCTTCAATGCCATGGGCTCCTGT CGTCAGTTGGACCCCTTCATTTTTGCTGAAACGATACGTATTAACTGGAATTCGTGATGGCCCCCATGAACCATTCATTGCAGATTCAGTGGACTTTGTTGTTTCTCAG GTTGAAACACTCTCAAAGGATGACTTGGCCTCCAGGTTAACTTTGACAGTTGATGCTGCTTCAGTTGGTCCTTTGCTGCTTTCAGATTCGTTTATAACCATAATGGAT ACAAATGATTACTGTGCAATTCCGCAACAACTGAAACATGATGTGCGGGAGAGGTATCCTGAGGCGAGGAGAGCATTTTTGAAAACTGGGGGagattttccctttctttcacGTCCAGATGAAGTTAACTTACATCTTCAG CTGCACATGAGACGGGTTGGTGTAGAAGCTCGAGCGGACTTGGTCCCAGGCGTCTCAAAGGGAGGTAGTGCTGGAAGTCCTGGTGAAGGTAACGATGGAAGAGAAGATCCTGATGATCCACCGAGGGATGACGGGGAACCCTCTGAAGGCCCTTCCACAGATAGTCAGCTGCATCCAAATCCAGAAAGTTCAGAATCTCGCAGTTTAGGCGACCAGCCCCTCAGCAATGCGAGAGTCTGCCACGTGTTCAATGAAGATATAATGGTGCTTTTCTTACCTCATTTACAGGACATTTTATTTCTGCATTTGTTTCCTCTTTATTTGGGGTCATTGTGCATTACTTTGAACAATTGTTGGAAAGTCAGACGAAGTATAAATTGA